One genomic window of Thermodesulfobacteriota bacterium includes the following:
- a CDS encoding cation-translocating P-type ATPase, producing the protein MQTPWHCQTSDDALATLISSPAGLTREEAGRRLAAHGPNRLQDKGRRGPLAMLLDQFKDFMIVVLVAAAVISGALGEAVDTVAIVAIVILNAVVGFVQEYRAEKAMEALQQMAAPAAVALRDGSPHNVPATDLVPGDIVLLEAGRVVPADLRLLEAATLKVEEAALTGESEAVEKDTAALPEQELAVGDRRNMAYKGTFIAHGRGKGVVTATGMATELGKIAAMLQETAEAKTPLQKRLAAFGKRLAMAVLVICGVVFAAGLLRGEEPVRMLLTAISLAVAAIPEALPAVVTIALALGARKMVRQSALVRKLPAVETLGSVTYICSDKTGTLTLNRMTVEEAQVDGRCGRVDELGLPRWQESAATGLMQRPPALFLAALAVSNDAHPDKNGELLGDPTETALAALAARYGLTRGELEKLLPRVAELPFDSERKCMTTIHRLPAGLASQSGLAGARFLALTKGAAEALTERAVTVLLASGLQPLDRPALLAAADGMAADGLRVLGVGYRLWAELPAAMTPETMETELTMLGLAGLLDPPRQEAAEAVRLCRSAGIRPVMITGDHPATARAIARRLAILADGAGVVTGRELAAMPPADLAARVEGIRVYARVAPEQKLDIVRALQERGHYVAMTGDGVNDAPALKRADIGVAMGLTGTDVSKEASAMILLDDNFATIVKAVREGRKIYDNIRKFVKYLLTTNAGEIWTLFLAPFLGLPIPLLPIHILWINLVTDSLPALALSAEPAESDIMDRPPRRPDESIFAHGLGAHAIWVGLVMAAVVLGLEAWLLNTGAAHWQTEVFTVLCLTQLGHVLAIRSEEQSLFRQGLRSNLFLLAAVAVTFGLQLATIYVPFLNQVFRTVPLSPADLGMTVLLSGVVFVAVELEKWVKRRRSRRRDARR; encoded by the coding sequence ATGCAAACGCCCTGGCACTGCCAAACCAGCGACGACGCCCTTGCCACCCTGATCTCCTCCCCGGCCGGCCTCACCCGGGAGGAGGCCGGCCGCCGCCTGGCGGCCCACGGCCCCAACCGGCTCCAGGACAAGGGCCGCCGGGGGCCGCTCGCCATGCTCCTGGACCAGTTCAAGGACTTCATGATCGTGGTCCTGGTGGCGGCGGCGGTGATCTCCGGCGCCCTGGGGGAGGCGGTGGACACGGTGGCCATCGTGGCCATCGTCATTCTCAACGCGGTGGTGGGCTTCGTGCAGGAGTACCGGGCCGAAAAGGCCATGGAGGCCCTGCAGCAGATGGCGGCACCGGCCGCCGTCGCCCTGCGGGACGGCAGTCCGCACAACGTGCCAGCCACCGATCTGGTGCCCGGCGATATCGTGCTCCTGGAAGCGGGCCGGGTGGTGCCTGCCGACCTGCGGCTCCTGGAGGCGGCGACCCTCAAGGTGGAGGAGGCGGCCCTCACCGGCGAGTCCGAGGCGGTGGAAAAGGACACCGCGGCCCTGCCGGAGCAGGAGCTGGCAGTGGGCGACCGGCGCAACATGGCCTACAAGGGCACCTTTATCGCCCATGGCCGGGGCAAAGGCGTGGTGACCGCCACCGGCATGGCCACCGAGCTGGGCAAGATCGCGGCCATGCTCCAGGAGACCGCGGAGGCCAAGACCCCGCTGCAAAAGAGACTGGCCGCCTTCGGCAAGCGGCTGGCCATGGCGGTCCTGGTCATCTGCGGCGTGGTCTTTGCCGCCGGTCTTCTGCGGGGCGAGGAGCCGGTGCGGATGCTGCTCACCGCCATCTCCCTGGCCGTAGCCGCCATCCCCGAGGCCCTGCCGGCGGTGGTCACCATCGCCCTGGCCCTGGGCGCCCGCAAGATGGTGCGCCAGAGCGCCCTGGTGCGCAAGCTGCCGGCGGTGGAGACCCTGGGCTCGGTCACCTACATCTGCTCGGACAAGACCGGCACCCTGACCCTGAACCGGATGACCGTGGAAGAGGCGCAGGTGGACGGCCGATGCGGCCGGGTGGACGAGCTGGGCCTGCCCCGCTGGCAGGAATCCGCGGCCACCGGCCTGATGCAGCGACCGCCGGCCCTCTTTTTGGCCGCCCTGGCGGTGAGCAACGATGCCCACCCGGACAAGAACGGCGAGCTGCTGGGCGACCCCACCGAAACCGCCCTGGCCGCCCTGGCCGCCCGCTACGGTCTCACCCGCGGCGAGTTGGAGAAGCTCCTGCCCCGGGTGGCCGAGCTGCCCTTCGACAGCGAGCGCAAATGCATGACCACCATCCACCGGCTGCCGGCTGGCCTCGCCAGCCAGTCCGGGCTCGCCGGCGCCCGCTTCCTCGCCCTGACCAAAGGCGCCGCCGAGGCCCTCACCGAGCGGGCGGTTACGGTGCTGCTGGCCAGCGGCCTCCAGCCTCTGGACCGGCCGGCCCTGCTGGCCGCGGCGGACGGGATGGCGGCGGATGGCCTGCGGGTCTTGGGGGTGGGCTATCGGCTCTGGGCCGAGCTGCCCGCGGCCATGACGCCGGAGACCATGGAGACAGAGCTGACCATGCTGGGCCTGGCCGGTCTCCTCGACCCGCCCCGCCAGGAAGCGGCCGAGGCGGTGCGCCTCTGCCGCTCCGCCGGCATCCGGCCGGTGATGATCACCGGCGACCACCCGGCCACCGCCCGGGCCATCGCCCGGCGGCTGGCGATCCTTGCGGACGGCGCCGGCGTGGTCACCGGCCGGGAGTTGGCGGCCATGCCGCCGGCGGACTTGGCCGCCCGGGTGGAGGGCATCCGGGTCTACGCCCGGGTGGCACCGGAGCAGAAGCTCGATATCGTCCGCGCCCTCCAGGAGCGGGGCCACTATGTGGCCATGACCGGCGACGGCGTCAACGACGCCCCGGCCCTGAAGCGGGCCGACATCGGCGTGGCCATGGGCCTAACCGGCACCGATGTCTCGAAAGAGGCCAGCGCCATGATCCTCCTGGACGACAACTTCGCCACCATCGTCAAGGCGGTGCGGGAGGGCCGCAAGATCTACGACAACATCCGCAAGTTCGTCAAATACCTGCTCACCACCAACGCCGGCGAGATCTGGACCCTGTTCCTGGCCCCCTTCCTGGGCCTGCCCATACCGCTCCTGCCGATCCATATCCTGTGGATCAACCTGGTCACGGACAGCCTGCCGGCCCTGGCCCTGTCCGCCGAGCCCGCCGAGTCCGACATCATGGACCGCCCGCCCCGCCGGCCCGACGAGAGCATCTTCGCCCATGGCCTGGGCGCCCATGCCATCTGGGTCGGGCTGGTGATGGCCGCGGTGGTCCTGGGCCTGGAGGCCTGGCTCCTCAACACCGGGGCCGCCCACTGGCAGACCGAGGTCTTCACCGTGCTCTGCCTGACCCAGCTGGGCCATGTCCTGGCCATCCGCTCCGAGGAGCAGTCCCTCTTCCGCCAGGGCCTGCGCTCCAACCTCTTCCTGCTGGCTGCCGTGGCCGTCACCTTCGGGCTGCAGCTGGCCACCATCTATGTGCCTTTCCTGAACCAGGTGTTCCGGACCGTGCCCCTGTCACCCGCCGATCTGGGGATGACGGTGCTCTTGTCCGGGGTGGTGTTCGTGGCCGTGGAGCTGGAGAAATGGGTCAAGCGCCGGCGGTCGCGCCGGCGAGACGCCAGGAGGTAG
- a CDS encoding DUF4143 domain-containing protein, with the protein MRDAIIEPVLIRDILGVATVNKPALFRQTFGLAMGYPAQEVSLQKLLGRLQETGNVTTIKHYLELLEGDFLLRVLPKYSGSQMRQRASSPKLVPLSTALVHAFRSPAAVDKDPEWRGRVLEAAVGAALTRSRGSLFYWRQGGLEVDYVLDREGVVYGIEIKSGRRRSSRGLPAFLDRYPGAVPVIVERAKAEELLAAPDVDAVLADGR; encoded by the coding sequence ATGCGGGACGCCATCATCGAGCCGGTGCTCATCCGGGACATCCTGGGGGTGGCCACGGTCAACAAGCCGGCCCTGTTCCGCCAGACCTTTGGTCTGGCCATGGGCTACCCGGCGCAAGAGGTGTCTTTGCAAAAGCTTCTCGGTCGCCTGCAGGAGACAGGAAACGTCACGACCATCAAGCATTATCTGGAGCTGCTGGAGGGCGACTTTCTGCTGCGGGTGCTGCCCAAATACAGTGGCTCCCAGATGCGGCAGCGGGCCTCCAGCCCGAAGCTTGTGCCCCTCAGCACCGCCCTTGTTCATGCCTTCCGCTCGCCGGCCGCCGTGGACAAGGATCCGGAGTGGCGGGGCCGCGTCCTGGAAGCAGCGGTGGGGGCGGCCCTGACGCGATCCCGGGGCAGTCTCTTCTATTGGCGGCAGGGTGGCCTGGAGGTGGACTACGTGCTGGACAGGGAGGGCGTGGTCTACGGGATCGAGATCAAGTCCGGCCGCCGGCGCTCGTCCCGGGGTCTGCCGGCGTTTCTGGACCGTTACCCGGGGGCGGTGCCGGTTATCGTCGAGCGGGCCAAGGCCGAGGAGCTGCTCGCCGCGCCGGATGTGGATGCGGTGCTGGCGGACGGCCGGTGA
- a CDS encoding alpha/beta hydrolase, whose amino-acid sequence MGSGCLAEYPGYGGRPGELSETSLVADGRRTALLARAAFGSPLYLWGESLGCGVAAALAADPELRPEGVVLLFPWDSLENEAKAQFPWLPVKPFLRDTYDNVVNLAGYRGPVAVIMAGRDEVIPNRLTKRLFVALSQPKRLWVLEQAGHNDWPRRPTEGWWDEVMGFLAASPVAP is encoded by the coding sequence ATGGGCTCAGGCTGCCTGGCGGAATACCCGGGGTACGGCGGGCGGCCAGGTGAGCTGAGCGAGACGAGTCTGGTGGCGGATGGCCGCCGGACCGCCCTGTTGGCCCGGGCGGCTTTCGGCAGCCCCTTGTATCTGTGGGGCGAGTCCCTGGGCTGCGGGGTGGCCGCGGCCCTGGCGGCCGATCCAGAGCTGCGGCCCGAGGGGGTTGTGCTGCTCTTCCCTTGGGATTCGCTGGAAAACGAGGCGAAGGCCCAGTTCCCCTGGCTGCCGGTCAAGCCCTTCCTCCGGGACACCTACGACAACGTCGTCAACCTGGCCGGCTACCGGGGGCCGGTGGCGGTGATCATGGCCGGCCGGGACGAGGTGATCCCCAACCGGCTGACCAAGCGGCTGTTCGTGGCGCTCTCCCAGCCGAAGCGGCTCTGGGTGCTCGAGCAGGCGGGCCACAACGACTGGCCCCGCCGGCCCACCGAGGGGTGGTGGGACGAGGTCATGGGCTTTCTTGCGGCCAGCCCAGTGGCACCGTGA